In Corynebacterium guangdongense, one DNA window encodes the following:
- a CDS encoding OsmC family protein, with translation MAEKKYTQSATSTGGGREGHVKGDGGIDMELTAKGTNPEALLAAAWAGCYNGALQAMMKNRGIDVAKHQPEATAHVSFYSLDDGGLQLGANMVVKFENQDGIEDLQGLLDEAHAFCPVSKLFRGDHVELTVSPA, from the coding sequence ATGGCAGAGAAGAAGTACACCCAGTCCGCCACCTCCACCGGCGGCGGCCGCGAGGGCCACGTCAAGGGCGACGGCGGCATCGACATGGAGCTGACCGCCAAGGGCACCAACCCGGAGGCGCTGCTGGCCGCCGCGTGGGCCGGCTGCTACAACGGCGCGCTGCAGGCGATGATGAAGAACCGCGGAATCGACGTCGCGAAGCATCAGCCGGAGGCCACCGCCCACGTCTCCTTCTACTCCCTCGACGACGGCGGTCTTCAGCTCGGCGCGAACATGGTCGTGAAGTTCGAGAACCAGGACGGGATCGAGGACCTCCAGGGACTGCTGGATGAGGCCCACGCGTTCTGTCCCGTGTCCAAACTGTTCCGCGGCGACCACGTGGAGCTGACCGTCTCCCCGGCCTAA
- a CDS encoding M23 family metallopeptidase: MLTKAQRQAHGSRRKVVTTQTPKGRLALVAVAAGAASTAGMGGAAAATIAQDTTAPAPEAAAVEYEMTNNSVSLATAAEELAPQVLALAEYKPVPNLDAQLQKAVTAVEETRAAEQAAAEAAAQAEAAAPEQAAAAQAFTAASSTQVVSGASVVKPAEGTFTSGFGPRWGSMHNGIDIANAVGTPILAVMDGTVINSGPASGYGNWIRIQHDDGSISVYGHMVSLNVGVGERVSAGQNIAGMGSEGFSTGSHLHFEIHPGGAGPVDPQSWLANHGIYL, from the coding sequence ATGCTCACGAAGGCACAGCGACAGGCCCACGGTTCCCGCCGCAAGGTTGTCACCACCCAGACCCCGAAGGGTCGACTGGCGCTCGTCGCCGTCGCGGCCGGCGCAGCGTCGACCGCCGGCATGGGTGGCGCCGCCGCCGCCACCATCGCACAGGACACCACCGCACCCGCCCCGGAGGCGGCTGCCGTCGAGTACGAGATGACGAACAACTCGGTCTCCCTCGCCACCGCCGCCGAGGAGCTGGCCCCGCAGGTGCTCGCACTCGCCGAGTACAAGCCGGTCCCGAACCTCGACGCACAGCTGCAGAAGGCGGTCACCGCCGTCGAGGAGACCCGCGCCGCCGAACAGGCCGCAGCTGAGGCTGCCGCCCAGGCCGAAGCCGCCGCCCCCGAGCAGGCCGCCGCAGCCCAGGCTTTCACCGCCGCCAGCTCCACCCAGGTCGTCTCCGGCGCGTCCGTCGTCAAGCCGGCCGAGGGAACCTTCACCTCAGGTTTCGGCCCTCGCTGGGGCTCCATGCACAACGGCATCGACATCGCCAACGCCGTCGGCACCCCGATCCTCGCCGTCATGGACGGCACCGTCATCAACTCCGGCCCGGCCTCCGGCTACGGCAACTGGATCCGCATCCAGCACGACGACGGTTCCATCTCCGTCTACGGCCACATGGTCTCCCTCAACGTCGGCGTGGGCGAGCGCGTCTCCGCGGGCCAGAACATCGCCGGCATGGGCAGCGAGGGCTTCTCTACCGGTTCCCACCTGCACTTCGAGATTCACCCGGGCGGCGCCGGCCCGGTCGATCCGCAGTCCTGGCTCGCCAACCACGGCATCTACCTCTAA
- a CDS encoding Na+/H+ antiporter subunit G yields MSIPEIVVAVIVILATIMVAGTAVAQWRAPNALTRANVIGPTVGVAFPLVIIAKLIDDWSTQGFDLNDFLRAVLAIAAVWIIGSVGSFYMGRAIYGVTVTDPDDSPAL; encoded by the coding sequence ATGAGCATCCCAGAAATTGTCGTCGCCGTCATCGTCATTCTCGCGACCATCATGGTCGCCGGTACCGCCGTGGCGCAGTGGCGGGCGCCGAACGCCCTCACCCGGGCCAACGTCATCGGCCCCACCGTCGGTGTGGCCTTCCCCCTGGTGATCATCGCCAAGCTCATCGACGACTGGAGTACGCAGGGATTCGATCTCAACGACTTCCTCCGCGCCGTCCTCGCCATCGCCGCCGTCTGGATCATCGGCTCAGTCGGCTCCTTCTACATGGGTCGCGCCATCTACGGCGTCACCGTCACCGATCCGGATGATTCACCGGCGTTATAA
- a CDS encoding monovalent cation/H+ antiporter subunit D family protein, which yields MNVDVALPLFVGVPLLAAAFAVLSPWKWLRDALHIIVPALGVIAGVWLYWVTLDQGTVAHVIGLYPGGAGIVFAADGFSAIMIITSMIVAVTANWFATAAGETEARFYPALTLILITGANGAFLTADLFNFFVMIEVMLLPSYGLLAMTGTPDRLTAGRLFVLVNLAASTLLVLGVGLVYGVTGAVNIAALQGVAAGNGPATVAVGVVVVAIAVKAGLFPVHTWLPRTYPSTSAAVMGIFSGIHTKVAVYMLMRIWVVIFDLDERWNWLIIVVMVISMMIGAFAGLAENSIRRVLAYQMVNGMPFILVMLAFAADSPRLALSAAILYTLHHMITMGALILNSGAIEETYGTGRLKRLSGLMRREPWTAAVFAAGAFSVVGFPVFSGMWGKVGLVVSAASTGDARSIVVITAVIVASVGALLSMLRVWQNVFWGPDMQRYDAAVTIRWSVLAPSAVMVLISVAMFVFAGPLLGSVHHATDGLLDVDAYSDAVLGDDPVGIPDMTDLQGGI from the coding sequence ATGAACGTTGACGTCGCACTCCCCCTGTTCGTCGGTGTCCCGCTGCTCGCCGCAGCCTTCGCCGTCCTCAGCCCGTGGAAGTGGCTTCGCGACGCCCTCCACATCATCGTTCCCGCCCTCGGCGTCATCGCCGGTGTCTGGCTCTACTGGGTGACCCTGGACCAGGGCACGGTCGCGCACGTGATCGGTCTCTACCCGGGTGGCGCGGGCATCGTCTTCGCCGCCGACGGGTTCTCGGCGATCATGATCATCACCTCGATGATCGTGGCGGTGACCGCCAACTGGTTCGCCACCGCCGCCGGCGAGACCGAAGCACGCTTCTATCCGGCGCTGACGCTGATCCTCATCACCGGCGCCAACGGCGCGTTTCTCACCGCCGACCTCTTCAACTTCTTCGTCATGATCGAAGTGATGCTGCTGCCGTCCTACGGACTGCTGGCCATGACGGGAACCCCGGACAGGCTCACGGCGGGCCGACTCTTCGTCCTCGTCAACCTGGCGGCGTCCACCCTGCTGGTCCTGGGCGTCGGGCTGGTCTACGGCGTCACCGGCGCCGTCAACATCGCGGCGCTCCAGGGGGTGGCGGCGGGCAACGGCCCGGCGACCGTCGCCGTGGGCGTCGTCGTCGTCGCCATCGCCGTCAAGGCTGGCCTGTTCCCGGTCCACACCTGGCTGCCGCGGACGTACCCGTCGACCAGCGCGGCGGTGATGGGCATCTTCTCCGGCATCCACACCAAGGTCGCCGTGTACATGCTCATGCGCATCTGGGTGGTCATTTTCGACCTCGACGAGAGGTGGAACTGGCTGATCATCGTCGTGATGGTGATTTCCATGATGATCGGCGCCTTCGCCGGGCTGGCCGAGAACTCCATCCGTCGTGTCCTGGCCTACCAGATGGTTAACGGCATGCCGTTCATCCTGGTGATGCTCGCCTTCGCCGCGGACAGTCCGCGGCTGGCGCTGTCCGCCGCCATCCTGTACACGCTGCACCACATGATCACGATGGGGGCGCTGATTCTCAACTCCGGCGCCATCGAGGAGACCTACGGCACCGGACGCCTGAAACGGCTCTCGGGGCTGATGCGCCGTGAGCCGTGGACGGCGGCTGTCTTTGCCGCCGGCGCCTTCTCCGTGGTCGGGTTCCCGGTGTTCTCGGGAATGTGGGGCAAGGTCGGCCTGGTCGTCTCCGCCGCCTCGACGGGTGACGCCCGCTCGATCGTCGTCATCACGGCCGTCATCGTCGCCTCGGTCGGCGCCCTGCTTTCCATGCTGCGCGTGTGGCAGAACGTGTTCTGGGGGCCGGACATGCAGCGCTACGACGCCGCGGTCACGATCCGCTGGTCCGTCCTGGCGCCTAGCGCGGTCATGGTGCTCATCTCGGTCGCCATGTTCGTCTTCGCCGGCCCGCTGCTGGGTTCCGTGCACCACGCCACCGACGGGCTGCTCGACGTCGACGCCTACTCCGACGCCGTCCTGGGTGACGACCCCGTCGGCATTCCGGACATGACCGATCTGCAGGGAGGTATCTGA
- a CDS encoding catalase, which produces MANVDDVLNKGQLNPEKQNTTRHNGAPVASENHSITAGKQGAVILNDIHLIEKLAHFNREMVPDRIPHAKGNGAFGELHVTEDVSQYTKAKLFQPGTTTPMAIRFSTVAGESGSPDTWRDVHGFAMRFYTEDGNYDIVGNNTPIFFVRDAVKFADFIHSQKRLPDSGLRSADMQWDFWTRTPESAHQVTYLMGSRGTPRTQREMNGYGSHTFQWTNESGEAFWVKYHFISQQGVVNFTADEAEEMAGKNADWHREDLFESIEKGDFPKWDVYVQVMPVAEAENYRFNPFDLTKTWSKKDYPRIKVGHFELNRNPVNFFAQIEQIALDPSNLVPGIGFSPDKMLQGRIFAYSDQQRYRIGPNYRQLPVNQPINGDVNSYSQNGQMNYLFNPADRPVYNPNKYGWGAGYLDDGETSNHGDTFGAANDYGIADDAIHGADTHGSEPTRGHYVKHEEDGDFVQPGILYREVYNDAEKEELAQNIAGAMNGVSPEVEERCYWYWGQVDENLGKRVKEIFTSAATDPNAQAKGL; this is translated from the coding sequence ATGGCCAACGTCGATGACGTCCTGAACAAGGGGCAGCTGAACCCTGAGAAGCAGAACACCACCCGCCACAACGGCGCGCCGGTTGCTTCCGAGAACCATTCCATCACCGCCGGCAAGCAGGGCGCGGTCATTCTCAATGACATCCACCTGATCGAGAAGCTGGCCCACTTCAACCGTGAGATGGTCCCGGACCGCATCCCGCATGCCAAGGGCAACGGTGCCTTCGGTGAGCTGCACGTCACCGAGGACGTCTCGCAGTACACCAAGGCCAAGCTCTTCCAGCCGGGCACCACCACGCCGATGGCCATCCGCTTCTCCACCGTCGCCGGCGAGTCCGGTTCCCCGGACACCTGGCGCGACGTCCACGGCTTCGCCATGCGCTTCTACACCGAGGACGGCAACTACGACATCGTCGGCAACAACACCCCGATCTTCTTCGTGCGTGACGCCGTGAAGTTCGCGGACTTCATCCACTCCCAGAAGCGTCTGCCGGACTCCGGCCTGCGTTCCGCCGACATGCAGTGGGACTTCTGGACCCGCACCCCGGAGAGCGCCCACCAGGTCACCTACCTCATGGGTTCCCGCGGCACCCCGCGCACCCAGCGTGAGATGAACGGCTACGGCTCCCACACCTTCCAGTGGACCAACGAGTCCGGCGAGGCCTTCTGGGTCAAGTACCACTTCATCTCCCAGCAGGGCGTCGTCAACTTCACCGCCGACGAGGCGGAGGAGATGGCCGGCAAGAACGCCGACTGGCACCGCGAGGATCTCTTCGAGTCCATCGAGAAGGGCGACTTCCCGAAGTGGGACGTCTACGTCCAGGTCATGCCGGTCGCTGAGGCGGAGAACTACCGCTTCAACCCCTTCGACCTGACCAAGACCTGGTCCAAGAAGGATTACCCGCGCATCAAGGTCGGCCACTTCGAGCTGAACCGTAACCCGGTCAACTTCTTCGCCCAGATCGAGCAGATCGCCCTGGATCCGTCCAACCTGGTTCCGGGCATCGGCTTCTCCCCGGACAAGATGCTGCAGGGCCGTATCTTCGCCTATTCCGACCAGCAGCGTTACCGTATCGGGCCGAACTACCGTCAGCTGCCGGTCAACCAGCCGATCAACGGTGACGTCAACTCCTACTCCCAGAACGGCCAGATGAACTACCTGTTCAACCCGGCTGACCGTCCGGTCTACAACCCGAACAAGTACGGCTGGGGCGCCGGCTACCTGGACGACGGCGAGACCTCGAACCACGGCGACACCTTCGGCGCGGCCAACGACTACGGCATCGCCGACGACGCCATCCACGGCGCCGACACCCACGGTTCCGAGCCGACCCGCGGTCACTACGTGAAGCATGAGGAGGACGGCGACTTCGTTCAGCCGGGCATCCTCTACCGCGAGGTCTACAACGACGCCGAGAAGGAGGAGCTCGCCCAGAACATCGCCGGTGCGATGAACGGCGTCTCCCCCGAGGTCGAGGAGCGTTGCTACTGGTACTGGGGCCAGGTCGACGAGAACCTGGGTAAGCGCGTCAAGGAGATCTTCACCTCCGCCGCGACGGACCCGAACGCCCAGGCCAAGGGCCTCTAG
- a CDS encoding RNA polymerase sigma factor — MSNSPATGRDDERVTDLALRAGRGDRAALTEFIRATQDDVWRLLAHLAGRELADDLTQETYLRVMSALPRFAARSSARTWLLSLARRVWVDNIRHERARPRKSVTEYDDAASETTVAGADPAAWADWMDARALIDALPSERREALILTQILGYTYEEAARIAGVRVGTIRSRVARARKEIIDATEDQSPGR, encoded by the coding sequence GTGAGCAACTCCCCCGCAACAGGCCGTGACGACGAGCGCGTCACCGACCTTGCGTTGCGCGCCGGCCGAGGCGACCGCGCGGCGCTGACGGAGTTCATCAGGGCCACCCAGGACGACGTCTGGCGGCTCCTGGCCCACCTGGCGGGCAGGGAGCTCGCCGACGATCTCACGCAGGAGACCTACCTGCGCGTCATGAGCGCGCTGCCCCGCTTCGCGGCCCGCTCCTCCGCCCGCACCTGGCTCCTTTCCCTGGCCCGCCGCGTCTGGGTGGACAATATCCGCCATGAACGCGCCCGGCCCCGGAAATCCGTCACCGAATACGATGATGCGGCCTCCGAAACCACCGTCGCCGGCGCGGACCCCGCCGCCTGGGCCGACTGGATGGACGCCCGCGCGCTTATCGACGCCCTGCCGTCCGAACGTCGCGAAGCCCTGATCCTCACGCAAATCCTCGGGTACACCTACGAGGAGGCCGCCCGCATCGCCGGCGTGCGCGTGGGCACAATCCGCTCCCGTGTCGCCCGCGCCCGCAAGGAAATAATCGACGCCACGGAGGACCAGTCCCCCGGCCGGTAG
- a CDS encoding cation:proton antiporter: MTPFEWILLVCIFIIALSLLSGLVLILVARDRLTRAVLSDLVFYSMVLIYLIWTIPNDTMIDYEVAILAALVAGVLPTLSMSRIISRGRR, encoded by the coding sequence ATGACACCGTTTGAGTGGATTCTGCTCGTCTGCATCTTCATCATCGCGCTCAGCCTCCTCTCGGGGCTCGTCCTCATCCTCGTCGCCCGTGACCGACTGACCCGTGCGGTCCTGTCGGACCTGGTCTTCTATTCGATGGTCCTGATCTACCTGATCTGGACCATCCCGAACGACACGATGATCGACTACGAGGTGGCGATCCTCGCCGCGCTCGTCGCCGGCGTGCTACCCACGCTGTCCATGTCTCGCATCATCTCGAGAGGCCGGAGGTAA
- a CDS encoding monovalent cation/H+ antiporter subunit E, with product MHAITYVLWLIKEIFAAGFGVVAKAFNPATGFKPVIVYYPLRLTSDRDLFWFSTSITATPSTLALGFREPAEPGEPRLLIVQDAFGGDPADIIAGLADMEERLQPKVKGIDHGVPGQGPATAVSEGYVIDYLPKEPK from the coding sequence ATGCACGCCATAACCTACGTGCTGTGGTTGATCAAGGAGATCTTCGCCGCCGGCTTCGGCGTGGTGGCCAAGGCTTTCAACCCTGCCACCGGGTTCAAACCGGTCATCGTCTATTACCCGCTGCGTCTGACCAGTGACCGGGATCTGTTCTGGTTCTCCACGTCGATCACCGCCACCCCGTCGACCCTCGCCCTCGGCTTTCGCGAACCGGCGGAGCCGGGAGAGCCCCGCCTGCTCATCGTCCAGGACGCCTTCGGCGGCGATCCGGCGGACATCATCGCCGGCCTGGCCGATATGGAGGAGCGGCTGCAGCCGAAGGTCAAGGGCATCGACCATGGCGTGCCCGGCCAGGGCCCGGCCACCGCCGTCAGCGAGGGCTACGTCATCGACTACCTGCCGAAGGAGCCGAAGTAA